A genomic stretch from Budorcas taxicolor isolate Tak-1 chromosome 15, Takin1.1, whole genome shotgun sequence includes:
- the TP53I11 gene encoding tumor protein p53-inducible protein 11 codes for MAAKQPPPLMKKHSQTDLVSRLKTRKILGVGGEDDDGEVHRSKISQVLGNEIKFAVREPLGLRVWQFVSAVLFSGIAIMALAFPDQLYDAVFDGAQVTSKTPIRLYGGALLSISLIMWNALYTAEKVIIRWTLLTEACYFSVQFLVVTATLAETGLVSEGILLLLASRLLFVAISVYYYYQVGRKPKKV; via the exons ATGGCAGCCAAGCAGCCCCCGCCTCTCATGAAGAAGCACAGCCAGACGGACCTCGTGAGCCGCCTGAAGACCCGCAAGATCCTCGGCGTGGGTGGGGAGGACGACGACGGGGAGGTCCACCGCTCCAAG ATCAGCCAGGTCTTAGGCAATGAGATCAAGTTTGCTGTTCGAGAGCCTTTGGGGCTCAG AGTCTGGCAGTTTGTCTCCGCTGTGCTCTTCTCCGGCATTGCCATCATG GCCCTTGCCTTTCCCGACCAGCTCTACGATGCGGTCTTCGACGGAGCGCAGGTGACCAGCAAGACCCCCATCCGCCTCTATGGCGGTGCCCTCCTCA GCATCTCCCTGATCATGTGGAATGCTCTCTACACGGCCGAGAAGGTCATCATCCGATGGACTCTGCTCACTGAAGCCTGCTACTTCTCGGTCCAGTTCTTGG TGGTCACTGCCACGCTAGCCGAGACGGGGCTCGTGTCTGAGgggatcctgctgctgctggccaGCCGCCTCCTTTTTGTCGCCATCAGCGTTTACTACTATTACCAAGTCGGCCGAAAACCCAAGAAGGTGTAG